The following nucleotide sequence is from Microbulbifer sp. A4B17.
AGTTAAGTGGAGATACCGATAACTGGATAAACCTTATATCTTCAACATCGGCGGTGAGCGAAAACACCTTGGCCGAGTGGGCGATTAATTCCACTGACGGGACTGTTGAGGCACCGGCCAATGGTGACTATCAAATACGTTTAGCGGTCAATGATAGGGCTGGCAATACCACAATCATTATTCGCACTGTCACCCTTGACTTGATCAGTATTGCCAATGTCAGCCGCAATCAAACCACAGTCAATCCAGTGGCCGGTGAGAGCCTGGTAGTCAGCTTTGATTTGTCCCTCGGTGCTACTGTTACGCTGGATATTAAAGACGAGCAAACCGAGGCACTGGTTCGCAGTGTGGTAGAAACCTTTGAGAATGGGGGTAGCTACTCCCTGAGCTGGGATGGTAGGGATAACGAGGGTAACTTTGTTCAGGAAGAGGCATATACCTATTATCTCACCGCAGTAAATGGCAGTGTGGAGGGGGTGTATACCATTGAGGATGGTGGTAGTACCAGCGACGATATCTTAGTGGGCAGTATGGATACCGTCATGAATGCAGTACAGAACGACTTTATGAAAACTGAAGTTACGCCCACGGCGAATGTGCGTGTCTATATGGAAGTGACGCCAGGCGGAGGCGATACGCATGTCGTGTACGATAATATTCCCATGGAGGCTGGTACCCACTATATGGTCTGGGATGGGCGCACCGCTGATGGCGTGCTTACCACAGGGTCTTTTTACACCTATGTGCCTGATCCTGAAATTTTGCCCACCAACGCTGTCATTATCGACGGCGTAAATCCAAGTATCACCGGCACCCTGGATGCACCCAATATCGAAGTAAAATCCGATCCCTATCTGATGTACCACAGCTACGATCAAATCTCGAAAGTGGCTTATTTATTGGATCAGGATTCCTACGTAACCTTCAAACTGTTACCGCCGGATATCGGTGACCCCACCAATGCCGGAGCGATCACCTTGATCGATAACCAGCTGCAAGCTGCGAATGACAGCGATGGTGCAGTGGCCACCCACGAAGTGGAGTGGACCGGTTACGAAGAGAGCGATGGCAACGCGATTATGGTCTCGGATGAAGGTGTATATAGTTTCTGGATAGAAGCGACCTCGGCAACTACCGGAGCCAGTACTACCTACTACGGCGCATTGCAGCTGTATCAATAATGGTTAGTGGGCTAGCGGTGTTTTTAATGCACCGCTAGCGCCCTAACTGTCAAGTCGGCGCTAAATCAAAAAACAACCAAGAGAACAACGTGAAAGCCTTACTAAAGTCCAACGTGGTCATTGTGACTTGTGCATTGCTATGGTGTGCCTGCGTTCACGCAGAAGAGGATATTGCTTACCTGGCCCCGGGCAAACAGGGGTATTGGCAGGTATGGGTAATGGATACCCAGGGCCAACAACACCGGCAACTCACCCATTCAGCCTTCGATAAAAACAGCCTTAGCTGGTTTCCCGATGGCAAGCGTTTGCTGGTGAATGGCAGCCAGGGTGAATTGCATGAAGTAGGTTTAACCGGCGGTAAAGAATTGCCAATAACAATGCCACTAAAAGGCTTTATTGATGCGAGCCTGGCGCCGGATGGAAAATCTGTAGTCTTTTCTCTCAGTACCTCCGACAGTGTCGACGATAACAATTTGTGGCGATTGCCATTGGATGGGAGTGACCAGCAAAAGCTCACCAATATGCGTCATATGCAGCACGAACCCCGCTGGCATCCAGATGGCAAGACCGTGTATTTCTTATCCGGGGATGGTGGCGAAGCCCACGATATCTGGGCGCTGGATTTGATTTCCGGAAGCAAGCGGCAACTGACTTTTAACAGTCTTTACAATTTTGATGTTGTCGCCGACACAAAAGGCCGATTGGTATTTTCCAGTAACCGTGCCGGCAACTACGACCTGTGGTTGCGCGAGAGCAACGGAAAACTCAAACAGCTCACCACCGATGCCGCACTGGATGCCGCTCCCAGCTGGTCCCCGAAAGGTGATGCCGTTGTATTTCAGTCTACCCGTGACGGCGCCTATAACCTGTGGAGGTTAACACTTGAGAGTGGTGAGTTAACCCAGTTGACCCAATTTACCAGCGGTGCCCGTAAACCCCTATGGCGGCCGCAGTCCGCGCAAGGCAAGTCAGTACTATGAATAAGATGTTAAAAAAAATCGGCCTCACCGCAGTATTGGCCGCTCTGGTTACGCCCCTGGCTGGCTACGGACTGTCTATTTCCGGGGTCAATAATGAATCCCGTTCATTTGCCCCCGCCCAGGGGGAACAGTTCGCTCTGAATTACCATATTGATACGCAAGCCAACGTTACGATTAATATCTACGACGCCCGAGACCTGCTGATCAAAACGGAATATCGCGAACAGCTGGCGGCGGGCGATCACCAGTGGCAGTGGGACGGCACCGACCAGCAGGGGCGCCCGGTACCCGCAGAGGCCTATCACTACACCATCAGTGCAACAGCCGGTGAGCAAACTGCCGAGTACGACCTGACCGATATTACCGGTGGTGAAAGTGTCGCGGTGAACGATCTGAGTTGGAATGCGGAGCAGGGCAGTGTGGATTACACCCTGCCGCAAATGGCCCGCGTCGCAATTCGGGTGGGATTAAAAAATAACGGCCCACTGCTGAATAATATTATCGACTGGGTGCCGCGCGCGTCTGGCCAACAAAAAGAAGCCTGGGATGGACAAGATGCCTCCGGCGCCCTGAATTTAAAGGGCCACCCAGCCCTGGAATTAATTCTCAATGCCTTCGCTTTACCTCGTAATACCATCCTGGTGACTGGGGATAAATCATCTTCTGACTCCCGCTTTGTGCAGGATATGCCGTGGGGCCAAAGCCCGCGAGAAAAAAAGAAATCCCATCGCCCGCGTATTCACGCCCCAGCACAACGGGATGCATTGAGCCGGGGAGATTTCCCGCTAGAAATTTCACTGGTGGGGGACTACCCCAAAAATAGCGAAGGCACCCCGATAGTTAGCGGCACTGTACCGGTACGTATTAATGTACAACCGGAGCATATCGCGCAGCTGGCCTCAAAAAGGTTTGAGCCTGTGTACTTTGTCGATGGCCAGTACGTTTATGAGAACGAAGTGGGTTACTTCCCCACCACTTATCGCTGGGACAGCCGCAACCACAATCCTGGCGAGCACTATCTAACGGTGAATTTGCGTGGCTACCTGGGCAACTTTGGTATGGCCACCTTAAAAGTGGTTATTGAAAAGCCCCAAACTGAAGGCTCAGCGAACACTCTCGCTCATAAAGATTAGCTCTAATACGAATTAGATATTCAGAAGGATGTGAACCATGAAGCGAACAACGGAATTAATCCAGATTCTAGCCCTGGCAATTATTGCGCTTTTTGCCGGTACTGGAGCTTACGCAGCCAAGCCGAGCGCCCATATCCAGCAGGTCTCCCAAGCTGAAGCCCAAGCGGCGGTTGAGCAAAAGGATTACAAGCGGGCGCGAGCCTTGTACAACCGCCTACTGCGACAGCAACCGCAAAATTACTCGGCCATGATTGAATTGGCCCAGCTTGAAAAGAAATTAGGCAAGTACAAAAAAGCTAAACAGCACGCTTCAGCGGTATTGAAACAAAATAGAACCCATCGCCAAGCCCTGCAATTATTGGCCCAAATCGCCATTCAACAGCAGCAGTGGGCAGAAGCGGAAACCTATTTCAGCCGCCTAATAAAAAACCACCCGGAACACGGCCACGCCTACCTTGGCCTAGCCCAGGCTTACCAGGCACAGGGCAAGGATGAGCAGGAACAAACCGCTTTGAAAGATTATCGCCTGTGGCGTGCCGCACAATAATATCGTCCGATTTGTACTGAATAAGAATCACACTCCTGGCCAGTAGTTGGGGGATAGGGAATACCCATGAGCAGTTTTGCCAACAAAATACTAAAAACACCGCTAAAAGCCCTCGCTGGATTTAGCAAAACCTTGGAAGACGCCCGGCGCGTCTGCGCAAGCGCGAACTCCATTCGTCCGCCCCTAGCCTCCGCGATGCTGGCTTTAACCCTGGCCATCGCCGCCAGCCCCGGTCAGGCGCACACCTTTGGTGGAGGCACCGGTTCCAATAGCGGTGATGGCACTGGTGGTGGCAGTGGTGCAGGTGGGGGGTGCCCCAAAGAGGCTGTTGAAGGGGGTACGGTTGTACTTAACAGCGGCCAGGAACGCCACAAAGAAACCGATATGGTGGTGAAGGGCAGTTACCCGATTCAAATTATACGCAAATACAATAACCAATCGGATTATGACAGCGCTCTGGGTTATGGCTGGGCTTTCGATCACGATTACCGCTTGTACGAATACCCCGATGACAAAGTCATTATCCGCTATTGCGCCGGGCATCGCGCCGAGTTTGTTTATAGTGGCGGTGCCTATGTAAGCGATGTGGCCGGGCTGCGTGGAACCCTTAGTGAAGATAGTGATGGTACCTACACCTTTGCCCACAATAATGGGCGTAAAGATTACTACGATGCTGAGGGCCGACTGACAGCACGGGAAAATAAAAATGGTCAGCGTTTAGAGTTTTCTTACAGCAGTGAACGTTTCCCTATCGTTGGTACTTCCCTCTATTCTGTCGATCCCTCTAAGCCGATGACGGTGGCCTACAGCTATCAGTTGCAAAAAATTGAAGAGCGTTTGGCAGATGGCAGCTTGAGTGGCAACTACGTTAGTTTTAGCTATGACAGTGACACCGGCCGTGTCACCCAAGCGGTGGATCACATCGGCCGCACTGTTGTTTATAGCCACGACACGCTGGATGATAGTGAAGGTAATGCCCTAACTTCAGGCAACCTGATTAAAGTCACCGGCCTGGAAGGGCTGGTATCCACCTATAAATACGAAGACAGTAACGATAGCCACAATCTGACCTATTTCCAGGTGGGTGAAAATGCTACGCCCTATGAGGAAACCTACGATTCTGAAGATCGGGTAATCAAAGAGGTCTACGGTAATCTAATCTTTGAGTTTGACTATGTCACCGAGGGTTATGAAACCGAAGTCACTACCACTATTACCGATGCTGATGGTAATAACCCCTATACCACCACCGAGCGCTACGTATTTAACGAAGATGGCCGCACAGTGGAGTACGAGGACCAAGCGGGCTATCTCACGGTAAAAACCCGCGATGCCAACAACAATGTTACTCGTGAAGAACGTTATGGCCTAGCTGATGACAATGGCGATCGTAACCTAGCGCGCGCTATCGATTACACCTACAACACTGATAACCGTCGTTTGAGTAAAGCGGTTAACCTGGCTAGTGGTGAAATCATTACTACCAGTTGGACTTATGAGGGGGGGTGGGTAGCCAGTAAAGAGGTAGTTTCCTCGACTGATACTGCTACAGTGTTCCGAACCGAATATACCTTTAATTACGATAGCGATGGCAATCCTGAGACTCTGGCCAGCACCAAAAAATTAAAGGCCGACGGAAGCTATCAAACTACTAGCTATAGCTACAACGCCCGCAATCAGTTCACTACTACCACTTATGCCGATGGTAGCCAGTATGTGCTGGAGTACGAGAGTGACAGCCTCTATCCCACCCGTGTGTATTGGAAAGACCAAAACGGCAACAGCCTGACCACCGGCGAGCAGACCTTTACCTATGACCAAGCGGGTAACCGCCTGACTGCCACTGATGCCATGGGTAACATCACTACCTATACCTATGACGATAAAAACCGCCCAGTTCAAGTAACCAATGCCCTGAGTGAGGAAACGCATTACACCTACGAAGACAATAATTTAGTAAAGGTGGAGTCTGGGCGCAGTACCGATAGTGTCAGCCAGGAGGTTATAGCCGGACAGATTATTCTGCTCAATTACGACGGCAAAAACCGTATTGCCAGTATCGGGCGCCAAGACAGTGTCGGTGCTGAAGCTACCTACCAAAGTTATACCTATGACAGTTTGGGGCGACGCCTGAGTGTGAGCGATGCGCTGGGTAATAGAAGCAGCTATGGCTACGATCTGCGCGGCAACCTGACCAGTTTCAGCGATGTCGATGACAATACTACCACCTACACCTACGACGCTTTGGGCAATCGTACCCAGGTTACTGATGTCAAAAACCGCATAACCCTGTACAGTTACGATGAGATACATCGCTTGGTACAAATCGAGAACCAGGCCCTGAGTCCGAGCTTGGTGACCAGTTACAGCTATGATGCAGCTGGTAACCTCCTCACAGTTACCGATCCAGAAAATAACACCACTACCTACACTTACGATCGTTTACGTCGCAAAACTGCCGAGCAGCGCCCGGGGGGAGCGGTAATTACCTACAGCTATGATGACCGCAATCGTCTGGCCAGTAAAACAGGTGCTCGTGGGCAGGTACTGCAATATACCTATGAGGACTGGGGTGGACTGGCAACTATTGGGCACTTTGTCAGCGCTACGGACTATATCGGCAATAATGCCGAGCGTACTCAAAGCTTTGCCTATAACAATAATGGCCGCCTCACTCAGGCCATTGATACAGCGATACAGAACACGGCGTTTTACACTCAGAGCTATGATGCGCTCAACCGCCTAAAGCAAACCATCAGTCATTATATACCTGGCGGAGACCGCACCCTGGCTTACAGCTACAACAGCAGGGGTAACCTCAGCGGCATCAGTTTGGATAATACTGCAGAATCTGGCGGTACTTTAGTCAGTCATAGTTTTACCTACGACGACTACAGTCGTTTAAATAGCGCTACTTTGGCTGCCAATACCCATACGCTGAGTTATGACAGTGCCGATCGCTGGACCGGTATCACTTATGCTTCTGGCGTTAGTCGTACCAACACCTATAACGATGATAATACACTGGCCACCGCGACTCTGGTGGATGCCAGCAGTACCACGCTCGAGGCACTTAGCTATGCCTATGATACGGTCAACAAC
It contains:
- a CDS encoding tetratricopeptide repeat protein, whose protein sequence is MKRTTELIQILALAIIALFAGTGAYAAKPSAHIQQVSQAEAQAAVEQKDYKRARALYNRLLRQQPQNYSAMIELAQLEKKLGKYKKAKQHASAVLKQNRTHRQALQLLAQIAIQQQQWAEAETYFSRLIKNHPEHGHAYLGLAQAYQAQGKDEQEQTALKDYRLWRAAQ
- a CDS encoding RHS repeat-associated core domain-containing protein, which encodes MSSFANKILKTPLKALAGFSKTLEDARRVCASANSIRPPLASAMLALTLAIAASPGQAHTFGGGTGSNSGDGTGGGSGAGGGCPKEAVEGGTVVLNSGQERHKETDMVVKGSYPIQIIRKYNNQSDYDSALGYGWAFDHDYRLYEYPDDKVIIRYCAGHRAEFVYSGGAYVSDVAGLRGTLSEDSDGTYTFAHNNGRKDYYDAEGRLTARENKNGQRLEFSYSSERFPIVGTSLYSVDPSKPMTVAYSYQLQKIEERLADGSLSGNYVSFSYDSDTGRVTQAVDHIGRTVVYSHDTLDDSEGNALTSGNLIKVTGLEGLVSTYKYEDSNDSHNLTYFQVGENATPYEETYDSEDRVIKEVYGNLIFEFDYVTEGYETEVTTTITDADGNNPYTTTERYVFNEDGRTVEYEDQAGYLTVKTRDANNNVTREERYGLADDNGDRNLARAIDYTYNTDNRRLSKAVNLASGEIITTSWTYEGGWVASKEVVSSTDTATVFRTEYTFNYDSDGNPETLASTKKLKADGSYQTTSYSYNARNQFTTTTYADGSQYVLEYESDSLYPTRVYWKDQNGNSLTTGEQTFTYDQAGNRLTATDAMGNITTYTYDDKNRPVQVTNALSEETHYTYEDNNLVKVESGRSTDSVSQEVIAGQIILLNYDGKNRIASIGRQDSVGAEATYQSYTYDSLGRRLSVSDALGNRSSYGYDLRGNLTSFSDVDDNTTTYTYDALGNRTQVTDVKNRITLYSYDEIHRLVQIENQALSPSLVTSYSYDAAGNLLTVTDPENNTTTYTYDRLRRKTAEQRPGGAVITYSYDDRNRLASKTGARGQVLQYTYEDWGGLATIGHFVSATDYIGNNAERTQSFAYNNNGRLTQAIDTAIQNTAFYTQSYDALNRLKQTISHYIPGGDRTLAYSYNSRGNLSGISLDNTAESGGTLVSHSFTYDDYSRLNSATLAANTHTLSYDSADRWTGITYASGVSRTNTYNDDNTLATATLVDASSTTLEALSYAYDTVNNIEGYTDNDGTQVFTYDGLDRLTGADYPDATGLTDEQFDYDGVGNREDPSDSTAYEYNANNQLISQNNEALIRSYDDDGNLTSITGTENKTFTYDRENRLASYTDGSTSAGYGYGTSGRRLYKTVDGTTTWFLWGGTQVIAEFIEADGSASLSKRYDYLPGAYAPLQVTDSNGTYEVFSDHLDTPRVLVDATGQVAWRSVRTAFGETTVNEDVDGDGTTVVFNVRFPGQYYDSESGLHYNYFRDYDPSTGRYIQSDPIGLSGGLNTYGYALQNPLFYVDSLGLAACTWGDTTFTCSCKTRTRTAQENCRAAGGIPLFPDLLKEEETEGDSCPPVDGSDSLQSSPGSPDNDPDDEGDEGDEGDEGDEGDEGDDKNKTEVTQSPKQAPKQGEPDSIHEQLDSDGNVRSRTFYDSNGRSFNRQDYDHSHGGMQPHQHSRDFDASGRPTTKEVVGPVPEGYDSSATPQ
- a CDS encoding PD40 domain-containing protein encodes the protein MKALLKSNVVIVTCALLWCACVHAEEDIAYLAPGKQGYWQVWVMDTQGQQHRQLTHSAFDKNSLSWFPDGKRLLVNGSQGELHEVGLTGGKELPITMPLKGFIDASLAPDGKSVVFSLSTSDSVDDNNLWRLPLDGSDQQKLTNMRHMQHEPRWHPDGKTVYFLSGDGGEAHDIWALDLISGSKRQLTFNSLYNFDVVADTKGRLVFSSNRAGNYDLWLRESNGKLKQLTTDAALDAAPSWSPKGDAVVFQSTRDGAYNLWRLTLESGELTQLTQFTSGARKPLWRPQSAQGKSVL
- a CDS encoding FlgD immunoglobulin-like domain containing protein, which gives rise to MNKMLKKIGLTAVLAALVTPLAGYGLSISGVNNESRSFAPAQGEQFALNYHIDTQANVTINIYDARDLLIKTEYREQLAAGDHQWQWDGTDQQGRPVPAEAYHYTISATAGEQTAEYDLTDITGGESVAVNDLSWNAEQGSVDYTLPQMARVAIRVGLKNNGPLLNNIIDWVPRASGQQKEAWDGQDASGALNLKGHPALELILNAFALPRNTILVTGDKSSSDSRFVQDMPWGQSPREKKKSHRPRIHAPAQRDALSRGDFPLEISLVGDYPKNSEGTPIVSGTVPVRINVQPEHIAQLASKRFEPVYFVDGQYVYENEVGYFPTTYRWDSRNHNPGEHYLTVNLRGYLGNFGMATLKVVIEKPQTEGSANTLAHKD